The proteins below come from a single Miscanthus floridulus cultivar M001 chromosome 1, ASM1932011v1, whole genome shotgun sequence genomic window:
- the LOC136490581 gene encoding acyl-[acyl-carrier-protein] desaturase 6, chloroplastic-like: MIMASAFYSPSCKPSAPGTCKPPTAAAAGGGNGIHALAITRSNWRCRNMATASGGETTVAAAGRRREKKDVVEGEEEWRSYLAPERLEVLRQLEPWVEEHVLPLLMPVEASWQPSDLLPDPAALGSDGFHAACLELRAAAAEVPDDLLVCLVANAVTEEALPTYPSGLNRLEVVRDATGADATAWARWIRGWSAEENRHGDVLNRYMHLSGRLDMREVERTVQRLIRDGMVVHAPASPFHGFVYVAFQERATAIAHGNTARLVGARGAGDAALARICGTVAADEKRHEAAYTRVVGKLFDADPDAAVRAMAYMLRRRIDMPTAFINDGRHSGGDFYARFIAIAQQAGTYTVSDYRGILEHLIRQWGVEELQAGLTGEGRRARDYLCALPYKIKRMEEKAHDRAVKAQKKPTPIPINWIFDRTIPVILP; the protein is encoded by the exons ATGATCATGGCATCTGCCTTTTACAGCCCATCGTGTAAACCAAGTGCTCCTGGTACATGCAAACCACCtacagctgctgctgctggcggcgGCAATGGTATCCATGCCCTAGCGATTACTCGCAGCAACTG GAGGTGCAGGAATATGGCTACAGCGAGTGGTGGAGAGACGACTGTGGCCGCGGCCGGACGCCGGCGAGAGAAGAAGGACGTGGTCGAGGGGGAGGAGGAATGGCGGAGCTACCTGGCGCCGGAGAGGCTGGAGGTGCTTCGCCAGCTGGAGCCGTGGGTGGAGGAGCACGTGCTACCGTTGCTCATGCCGGTGGAGGCGTCGTGGCAGCCGTCCGACCTGCTGCCGGACCCGGCGGCTCTGGGCAGCGACGGCTTCCACGCCGCGTGCCTCGAGctccgcgcggcggcggcggaggtgccAGACGACCTCCTCGTCTGCCTCGTCGCCAACGCGGTCACGGAGGAGGCGCTGCCCACGTACCCGAGCGGGCTGAACCGCCTCGAGGTCGTGCGGGACGCCACGGGCGCCGACGCCACGGCGTGGGCGCGCTGGATCCGCGGCTGGTCCGCCGAGGAGAACCGACACGGCGACGTGCTCAACCGCTACATGCACCTCTCGGGCCGCTTGGACATGCGCGAGGTGGAGCGCACCGTGCAGCGCCTCATCCGCGACGGGATGGTGGTGCACGCGCCGGCGAGCCCGTTCCACGGCTTCGTCTACGTCGCCTTCCAGGAGCGCGCCACCGCCATCGCGCACGGCAACACGGCGCGCCTCGTGGGCGCGCGCGGCGCCGGGGACGCCGCGCTCGCGCGCATCTGCGGCACCGTCGCCGCCGACGAGAAGCGGCACGAGGCGGCGTACACCCGCGTCGTGGGTAAGCTCTTCGATGCGGACCCGGACGCCGCCGTGCGCGCCATGGCGTACATGTTGCGGCGCCGGATCGACATGCCCACCGCCTTCATCAACGACGGCCGCCACAGCGGCGGCGACTTCTACGCTCGCTTCATCGCCATCGCGCAGCAGGCCGGCACGTACACGGTTTCCGACTACCGCGGCATCCTCGAGCACCTCATACGGCAGTGGGGCGTCGAGGAACTTCAGGCGGGGCTCACCGGCGAGGGGAGGCGCGCGCGGGACTACCTGTGCGCGCTGCCGTACAAGATTAAGAGGATGGAAGAGAAGGCCCACGATAGAGCGGTCAAAGCACAGAAGAAACCCACACCCATCCCCATCAACTGGATCTTCGATAGGACCATTCCTGTCATCCTGCCTTAA